CGCGGGTGGCAAGTCCGGGTCAGGTAACGCACGCCAAGCCAAGTCGGGGCAGCGCAAGGGCCAGCAGCGGCCCAAGCACCCGTCCAAGAAGTAGAAGGAGTCCATCCCGTGACGGAAGGCACCACCGCCCCCGCCGAGGCCGAGGTCGAGGCCGGCGACACTCTCACCCGCCTTGAGCAGGAGGGTGAGATCGCGGCGGACTACCTCGAGGGTCTGCTGGACATCGCCGATCTCGACGGCGACATCGACATGGACGTCGAGGCCGACCGCGCCGCTGTCTCGATCATCAGCGACTCGAACAGCCGTGATCTGCAGAAGCTCGTCGGCCGTGACGGTGAGGTCCTGGAGGCGCTCCAGGAGCTGACGCGTCTCGCGGTGCACCGCGAGACCGGTGACCGCAGCCGCCTCATGCTGGACATCGCGGGCTACCGCGCCAAGAAGCGTGAGGAGCTCTCCGAGCTGGGCGCCAAGGCAGCGGCCGAGGTGAAGAGCTCCGGTGAACCGGTGAACCTCAAGCCGATGACGCCCTTCGAGCGCAAGGTCGTGCATGATGCGGTCAAGGCCGCCGGTCTGCGCAGCGAGTCCGAGGGCGAGGAGCCGCAGCGCTTCGTCGTCGTCCTTCCTGCCTGATCGCACGTAGTTTCCCCGGCCCCGTCTGTTCGCAGGCGGGGCCGGTCTTTGTCAGCCTGATAGTCAGCCACCCCAGTGCGGTACGGAAGGACGGTCCCCGTGACGGAGGCAGCGGAGCTCCCCTCGGCGCCCGAGCAGGCCCGGGCGGTATTCGGTGAGCGTTTCTCGGACGCGGTCCGGTACGCGGAGTTGCTGGCCGACGCGGGAGTGCAGCGAGGTCTGATCGGCCCTCGCGAAGTGCCTCGGCTGTGGGAGCGGCATCTGCTGAACTGCGCGGTCCTCTCCGAGGTCGTGCCCGAGAACGTGATGGTGTGCGATGTCGGCTCGGGGGCGGGTCTGCCGGGCATTCCGCTGGCTCTCGTCCGCCCGGACCTGAAGATCACGCTGCTTGAACCACTGCTGCGGCGGACGACCTTCCTCACCGAAGTGGTCGAGCTGCTCGGACTCGACCATGTGACCGTCGTGCGGGGGCGCGCCGAGGAGGTCCTTGGGAAGCTGCCTCCCGTCCACGTGGTGACCGCGCGGGCTGTTGCGCCACTGGACCGGCTCGCGGCCTGGGGAGTGCCGCTCCTGCGTCCCTACGGGGAGATGCTTCTGCTCAAGGGCGACACGGCCGAGGAAGAGGTCAAGGGCGCGGGTGCCGCACTGAGCAAGCTCGGTGCGGTGACCACCTCGGT
This Streptomyces sp. NBC_01283 DNA region includes the following protein-coding sequences:
- a CDS encoding R3H domain-containing nucleic acid-binding protein, giving the protein MTEGTTAPAEAEVEAGDTLTRLEQEGEIAADYLEGLLDIADLDGDIDMDVEADRAAVSIISDSNSRDLQKLVGRDGEVLEALQELTRLAVHRETGDRSRLMLDIAGYRAKKREELSELGAKAAAEVKSSGEPVNLKPMTPFERKVVHDAVKAAGLRSESEGEEPQRFVVVLPA
- the rsmG gene encoding 16S rRNA (guanine(527)-N(7))-methyltransferase RsmG, coding for MTEAAELPSAPEQARAVFGERFSDAVRYAELLADAGVQRGLIGPREVPRLWERHLLNCAVLSEVVPENVMVCDVGSGAGLPGIPLALVRPDLKITLLEPLLRRTTFLTEVVELLGLDHVTVVRGRAEEVLGKLPPVHVVTARAVAPLDRLAAWGVPLLRPYGEMLLLKGDTAEEEVKGAGAALSKLGAVTTSVLHVGEGVVDPLSTVVRVEVGESPGGVRFAAKRAKAARTNRTRRRR